Proteins encoded within one genomic window of Alosa alosa isolate M-15738 ecotype Scorff River chromosome 24, AALO_Geno_1.1, whole genome shotgun sequence:
- the wu:fd46g04 gene encoding endonuclease domain-containing 1 protein, with translation MEAISIKTSCLVPLVILPILSLARVTTFDQCNQFFLNGLSPTVLTDPSNSDRYQQICQCLLDQNGSPQYFYATLYDTQNKIPIYSAYNLSHINLNREDRWYVEPQIDGGQFECMGGQNQIPIANRGQKQALNRDYDGSGYDKGHLFPVFHTSTKDAMLATSTLTNAAPQDPTFNRGRWRVHEEELVELAKDCLRAFTVTGVVPGNSHIGDGVRVAKHYWSALCCLKKEGHLSRAFIGPDNNGQVQGLSVKDLETRLSGSDHFNTVFTVFRGGC, from the exons ATGGAAGCCATTAGCATCAAGACCTCCTGTCTAGTCCCTCTGGTCATtcttcccattctctctctggcCAGAGTGACCACATTTGACCAGTGTAACCAGTTCTTTCTGAATGGATTGAGCCCCACTGTCCTGACGGATCCCAGCAACAGCGATCGCTACCAGCAGATATGCCAGTGCCTCCTCGACCAGAACGGGAGTCCACAGTACTTCTACGCCACCCTGTATGACACTCAGAACAAGATACCCATCTATTCAGCGTATAATCTCAGCCACATCAATTTGAACAGGGAGGATCGCTGGTATGTTGAGCCACAG ATTGACGGTGGCCAGTTTGAGTGCATGGGAGGGCAAAACCAGATCCCCATAGCCAACCGTGGGCAGAAGCAGGCTCTGAACAGAGACTATGATGGCTCTGGCTATGACAAAGGCCACCTGTTCCCGGTGTTCCACACGTCCACCAAAGACGCCATGCTGGCAACCTCCACCCTGACCAACGCCGCCCCACAGGACCCCACCTTTAACAGGGGCAGGTGGAGGGTCCACGAGGAAGAGCTGGTGGAGCTGGCTAAGGACTGCCTTCGAGCCTTCACAGTCACTGGAGTCGTGCCTGGGAACAGCCACATCGGGGATGGAGTGAGGGTGGCCAAGCACTACTGGAGCGCCCTCTGCTGTCTGAAAAAGGAAGGGCATCTCTCTCGAGCGTTCATAGGACCCGATAATAACGGGCAGGTTCAGGGATTAAGTGTGAAGGACTTGGAAACACGGCTGAGTGGATCAGACCATTTCAACACTGTATTTACTGTGTTCAGGGGTGGATGTTGA